A window of the Scandinavium goeteborgense genome harbors these coding sequences:
- the ppiA gene encoding peptidylprolyl isomerase A produces the protein MLKSTLAAVAAVLAISAISPAAMAAKADPHVLLTTSAGNIELELNSQKAPISVENFVSYVNSGFYNNTTFHRVIPGFMIQGGGFTEQMQQKQPNPPIKNEGDNGLRNTRGTVSMARTADKDSATSQFFINVADNAFLDHGQRDFGYAVFGKVVKGMDVADKISQVASHDVGPYQNVPTKPVVILSAKVLP, from the coding sequence ATGCTCAAATCTACTCTGGCTGCCGTCGCGGCTGTACTTGCAATTTCGGCAATCTCACCTGCTGCCATGGCGGCAAAAGCAGATCCGCACGTATTGCTGACCACCTCCGCCGGTAATATTGAGCTGGAGCTGAACAGCCAGAAAGCCCCAATTTCCGTTGAGAACTTCGTGAGCTACGTGAACAGCGGTTTCTATAACAACACCACGTTCCATCGAGTGATCCCGGGCTTTATGATCCAGGGCGGCGGTTTCACCGAGCAGATGCAGCAGAAACAGCCTAATCCGCCTATCAAAAATGAAGGCGACAACGGCCTGCGTAACACCCGCGGCACCGTTTCCATGGCACGTACTGCCGACAAAGACAGCGCGACCAGCCAGTTCTTCATCAACGTGGCAGACAATGCGTTCCTCGACCACGGCCAGCGTGATTTCGGTTATGCGGTGTTTGGTAAAGTTGTGAAAGGCATGGACGTTGCCGATAAAATTTCCCAGGTGGCTTCCCACGACGTCGGTCCTTACCAGAATGTGCCGACAAAACCGGTAGTTATCCTCTCAGCGAAAGTCCTGCCTTAA
- a CDS encoding putative adenosine monophosphate-protein transferase Fic has translation MKKLTDKQKIRLWEQRRDRSFEASCRLDVPEPHAQDALFAQRVSTLELGPLHRGLPWLCAIHQQLFQDAYDWAGELREVDISKGDTRFCHFEYIENEGNDLMQALEDERYLVALPKDEFIKRLAHYYCEINVLHPFFVGSGRAQRVFFEQLSIHAGYVLDWSVVDPQTWSQANQSGTLGDLQPLMTLFTKVVSEAQETE, from the coding sequence ATGAAAAAGCTCACCGATAAGCAAAAAATCCGTCTGTGGGAACAGCGCCGTGATCGCTCGTTTGAGGCCAGCTGTCGGCTGGACGTGCCCGAACCCCACGCGCAGGATGCGCTCTTCGCACAACGAGTCTCCACGCTTGAGCTTGGCCCGCTGCATCGCGGTTTGCCGTGGCTATGCGCCATTCACCAGCAGCTTTTCCAGGATGCTTATGATTGGGCAGGTGAACTGCGCGAGGTCGATATTTCCAAGGGCGATACCCGCTTCTGCCATTTCGAGTACATCGAAAACGAAGGCAACGACCTGATGCAGGCGCTGGAAGATGAGCGTTACCTCGTCGCACTTCCCAAAGATGAGTTCATCAAACGGCTGGCGCACTATTACTGTGAAATCAATGTGCTTCATCCGTTCTTCGTCGGCAGTGGCCGGGCACAGCGCGTGTTCTTCGAGCAGCTGTCGATACATGCGGGTTATGTGCTGGACTGGAGTGTCGTCGACCCGCAAACCTGGAGTCAGGCGAACCAGAGCGGGACGCTGGGGGATTTACAGCCGCTGATGACGCTGTTCACTAAAGTGGTGAGCGAAGCGCAGGAAACTGAGTAG
- the pabA gene encoding aminodeoxychorismate synthase component 2: MILLIDNYDSFTWNLYQYFCELGAEVLVRRNDDITLDEIARLSPAKIVISPGPCTPDESGISLEVIRRYAGETPIFGVCLGHQAIAQVFGATIVRAAKVMHGKTSPVTHTGTGVFAGLNNPLTVTRYHSLVIDPPTLPAEFEITALSETGEIMGIRHREWDLEGVQFHPESILSEQGHLLLENFLKR; this comes from the coding sequence ATGATCCTGCTTATTGATAACTACGATTCGTTCACCTGGAACCTTTACCAGTACTTTTGCGAGCTGGGTGCCGAGGTGCTGGTCAGGCGTAACGATGACATCACGCTGGATGAAATCGCCCGGTTGTCTCCGGCTAAAATCGTGATTTCCCCAGGCCCCTGCACGCCGGACGAGTCCGGGATTTCACTTGAGGTGATTCGCCGTTACGCGGGTGAAACCCCCATTTTCGGCGTTTGCCTCGGTCATCAGGCCATCGCGCAGGTCTTCGGCGCCACCATCGTGCGGGCGGCAAAAGTCATGCATGGCAAAACCTCTCCGGTGACGCACACTGGCACTGGCGTATTCGCCGGACTGAATAATCCTCTCACCGTTACGCGCTATCACTCTCTGGTCATTGACCCACCTACGCTGCCTGCAGAATTTGAAATTACCGCGCTGAGCGAAACCGGTGAAATTATGGGGATTCGCCATCGCGAATGGGACCTGGAAGGGGTGCAGTTTCACCCGGAAAGCATCCTCAGCGAGCAGGGGCATCTACTGCTGGAAAACTTCCTCAAGCGATAA
- the argD gene encoding bifunctional acetylornithine/succinyldiaminopimelate transaminase, whose amino-acid sequence MATEQAAITRATFDEVILPIYAPAEFIPVKGKGCRVWDQQGNEYVDFAGGIAVTALGHCHPALVDALKSQGETLWHTSNVFTNEPALKLGRKLVTATFAERVVFMNSGTEANETAFKLARYYASTRHSPYKTKIIAFNNAFHGRSFFTVSVGGQAKYSDGFGPKPADIIHVPFNDLNAVKAVMDDHTCAVVVEPIQGEGGVLAATPEFLKGLRELCDEHQALLVFDEVQSGMGRTGSLFAYQHYGVTPDILTSAKALGGGFPVSVVLTTEEIASAFHVGSHGSTYGGNPLACAVAGAAFDIINTPEVLGGVNAKRERFVKHLQNIDAELDVFSDVRGMGLLIGAELKPQYKGRARDFLHAAAHEGVMVLNAGPDVMRFAPSLVVEDADIDEGMTRFAAAVKKVVG is encoded by the coding sequence ATGGCGACTGAACAGGCTGCAATTACCCGTGCCACATTTGATGAAGTGATCCTGCCCATTTATGCCCCGGCGGAGTTTATTCCGGTAAAGGGGAAGGGCTGCCGGGTGTGGGATCAGCAGGGCAACGAGTACGTTGATTTTGCCGGGGGAATTGCGGTCACCGCGTTGGGGCATTGCCACCCGGCGCTGGTCGATGCGCTGAAAAGCCAGGGCGAAACCCTGTGGCACACCAGCAATGTGTTTACCAACGAACCGGCGTTGAAGCTGGGGCGTAAGCTGGTGACTGCGACGTTTGCCGAGCGCGTGGTGTTCATGAACTCTGGTACCGAAGCCAACGAAACTGCTTTCAAACTGGCGCGCTACTACGCCTCCACGCGCCACAGCCCGTATAAAACCAAAATCATCGCCTTCAACAATGCGTTCCACGGCCGTTCCTTCTTCACGGTTTCCGTAGGCGGACAGGCAAAATATTCCGACGGCTTTGGGCCAAAACCTGCGGATATCATCCACGTTCCGTTCAACGATCTTAATGCGGTGAAAGCCGTGATGGATGATCACACCTGTGCGGTAGTGGTTGAGCCCATCCAGGGGGAAGGCGGCGTGCTGGCCGCGACCCCGGAATTCCTTAAAGGGCTGCGTGAACTGTGTGATGAACACCAGGCGCTGTTGGTCTTTGACGAAGTGCAGAGCGGCATGGGGCGTACCGGGTCGCTGTTCGCCTACCAGCATTATGGCGTGACGCCGGATATCCTGACCAGTGCTAAAGCGTTGGGCGGCGGCTTCCCGGTGAGCGTGGTGCTGACCACGGAAGAGATTGCCAGCGCGTTCCACGTCGGTTCTCACGGCTCGACCTACGGCGGGAATCCGCTGGCGTGTGCGGTAGCCGGTGCGGCATTTGATATCATCAACACGCCGGAAGTTCTGGGCGGCGTGAACGCCAAACGCGAACGTTTTGTGAAGCATTTGCAGAATATTGACGCGGAACTCGACGTGTTCAGCGATGTTCGCGGCATGGGGCTGCTGATTGGTGCCGAGCTGAAACCGCAGTACAAGGGCCGCGCACGCGATTTCCTGCACGCTGCGGCTCATGAGGGCGTGATGGTGTTGAACGCTGGGCCTGACGTGATGCGCTTTGCGCCGTCGCTGGTGGTGGAAGACGCAGATATCGATGAAGGGATGACGCGCTTTGCGGCGGCGGTGAAGAAGGTCGTCGGCTGA
- a CDS encoding YccS/YhfK family putative transporter — protein MWRRLIYHPEINYALRQTLVLCTPVAIGLVLGYLKYGLLFSLVPACCNIAGLDTPHKRFFKRLIIGGSLFAGCSLAVQLLLAHTVPLPLILTGLALILGVTAEISSLHARLLPASLIAAIFTLSLAGNMPVWEPLLIYALGTLWYGLFNWFWFWMWREQPLRESLSLLYRQLADYCEAKYSLLTQHTDPEKALPPLLTRQQKAVDLITQCYQQMHMLAANQNHEYKRLLRAFQIGLDLQEHISVSLHQPAEVQKLVERSHAEAVIRWNAQTIAARLRVMADDILYHRFPQRFTMDKQIGALEKIARQHPDNPVGQFCAWHFSRIARVLRQQRPLYPRDLMADNERRLPLFAALKSYLSLKSPALRSAARISVMLSIASLMGAALHLPKPYWILMTVLLVTQNGYGATRVRIFHRAAGTLAGLVIAAGTLHFHVPEGYTLASMLVITLASYLIIRKSYGWATVGFTVTAVYTIQLLTLNGEHFILARFVDTVIGCLIAFGGMVWLWPQWQSGLLRKNAQQALEADQEAIRLILSNDPQAPTLAYQRMRVNQAHNALFNSLNQAMQEPGFNSHYLADMKLWVTHSQFIVEHINAMTTLAREHNMLTEDLAERYLQSCEIALQRCQQRLEYDEPGGSGDANIMESPEALSHGPLSTVEQHLQRILGHLNSMHTISSVAWRQRPHHGSWLKRRA, from the coding sequence ATGTGGCGCAGGCTGATTTATCACCCGGAAATTAACTATGCACTGCGGCAAACGCTGGTGTTATGTACCCCCGTGGCTATCGGTTTGGTGCTCGGTTACCTCAAGTACGGTCTGCTGTTCTCGTTAGTTCCCGCCTGCTGCAATATCGCCGGGCTGGATACCCCACATAAACGTTTCTTCAAACGCCTGATCATTGGCGGCTCGCTGTTTGCGGGCTGTAGCCTCGCGGTTCAACTGCTGCTGGCGCACACCGTGCCTTTACCGCTGATTCTTACCGGGCTGGCGCTGATTCTCGGTGTCACCGCAGAAATCAGCTCGCTTCACGCCCGTCTGCTGCCCGCCTCGCTCATTGCGGCCATCTTTACGCTCAGTCTGGCGGGGAATATGCCGGTCTGGGAACCGCTGCTCATCTACGCCCTCGGCACGCTATGGTATGGCTTATTCAACTGGTTCTGGTTCTGGATGTGGCGCGAACAGCCGCTGCGTGAATCCCTGAGCCTGCTGTATCGGCAACTGGCCGATTACTGTGAAGCTAAGTACAGCCTGCTGACTCAGCACACCGATCCGGAAAAAGCGCTGCCACCGTTGCTCACCCGCCAGCAGAAAGCCGTCGACCTGATTACCCAGTGTTACCAGCAAATGCACATGCTGGCCGCCAATCAGAATCACGAATATAAACGCCTGCTGCGCGCCTTCCAGATTGGCCTCGATTTGCAGGAGCATATTTCCGTCAGTCTGCATCAGCCCGCCGAAGTCCAAAAACTGGTGGAACGCAGCCACGCCGAAGCGGTGATCCGCTGGAATGCGCAGACCATTGCGGCGCGCCTGCGTGTGATGGCGGACGACATTCTCTACCACCGCTTTCCGCAGCGTTTCACCATGGACAAGCAGATTGGCGCGCTGGAAAAAATCGCACGTCAGCATCCGGACAACCCGGTCGGGCAGTTCTGCGCCTGGCACTTCAGTCGAATCGCCCGCGTACTGCGCCAACAGCGGCCGCTCTACCCACGCGACCTGATGGCCGATAATGAACGTCGCCTGCCGCTGTTTGCTGCGCTGAAAAGCTATCTGTCGCTAAAATCTCCGGCGTTGCGCAGTGCGGCGCGAATCAGCGTCATGCTGAGCATCGCCAGCCTGATGGGTGCGGCGCTGCATCTGCCCAAACCGTACTGGATCCTGATGACCGTCCTGCTGGTGACGCAAAACGGCTACGGCGCAACGCGGGTCAGGATTTTCCACCGGGCCGCGGGCACGCTGGCGGGGCTGGTGATCGCCGCAGGCACACTGCACTTTCACGTGCCGGAAGGCTACACACTGGCGTCAATGTTAGTCATCACCCTGGCGAGCTACCTGATCATTCGCAAGAGCTACGGCTGGGCAACGGTCGGCTTTACGGTCACCGCGGTGTACACCATCCAGCTGCTGACCCTGAACGGCGAGCATTTCATTCTGGCCCGTTTTGTCGACACGGTGATTGGCTGTCTGATTGCCTTCGGCGGGATGGTCTGGCTCTGGCCGCAGTGGCAAAGCGGGCTGTTACGCAAAAATGCCCAGCAAGCGCTGGAGGCAGATCAAGAGGCAATCCGGCTGATCCTCAGCAACGATCCCCAGGCTCCTACGCTGGCCTATCAACGTATGCGGGTGAATCAGGCGCATAACGCGCTGTTTAACTCACTGAATCAGGCGATGCAGGAGCCCGGCTTTAACTCGCATTATCTGGCAGACATGAAGCTGTGGGTCACGCACAGCCAGTTTATCGTCGAGCATATTAATGCGATGACCACGCTGGCGCGTGAGCACAACATGCTGACTGAGGATTTGGCCGAACGTTATTTGCAGTCCTGTGAAATTGCATTGCAGCGCTGCCAGCAGCGACTGGAGTATGACGAGCCGGGAGGAAGTGGTGATGCGAACATCATGGAGTCACCGGAGGCGCTCTCCCACGGGCCGCTAAGCACCGTGGAACAGCATTTACAACGCATTCTGGGCCATCTGAATTCGATGCACACTATCTCGTCAGTGGCCTGGCGCCAGCGCCCGCATCACGGCAGCTGGCTTAAACGTCGGGCATAA
- the crp gene encoding cAMP-activated global transcriptional regulator CRP, giving the protein MVLGKPQTDPTLEWFLSHCHIHKYPSKSTLIHQGEKAETLYYIVKGSVAVLIKDEEGKEMILSYLNQGDFIGELGLFEEGQERSAWVRAKTACEVAEISYKKFRQLIQVNPDILMRLSSQMANRLQVTSEKVGNLAFLDVTGRIAQTLLNLAKQPDAMTHPDGMQIKITRQEIGQIVGCSRETVGRILKMLEDQNLISAHGKTIVVYGTR; this is encoded by the coding sequence ATGGTGCTTGGCAAACCGCAAACAGACCCTACCCTTGAATGGTTCTTGTCTCATTGCCATATTCATAAGTACCCATCGAAGAGCACGCTGATTCACCAGGGTGAAAAAGCAGAAACGCTGTACTACATCGTGAAAGGTTCTGTTGCAGTACTCATCAAGGATGAAGAAGGTAAAGAGATGATCCTCTCTTACCTCAACCAGGGCGATTTTATCGGTGAGCTTGGCCTGTTCGAAGAAGGTCAGGAGCGTAGTGCCTGGGTTCGGGCGAAAACCGCTTGTGAAGTGGCAGAAATTTCTTATAAAAAATTCCGTCAGCTTATCCAGGTGAACCCGGATATCCTGATGCGCCTCTCTTCTCAGATGGCAAATCGTCTGCAGGTCACCTCTGAAAAAGTAGGCAACCTGGCATTCCTCGACGTCACCGGCCGTATCGCGCAGACTCTGCTGAATCTGGCGAAACAACCTGATGCAATGACCCACCCGGACGGTATGCAAATTAAAATTACCCGTCAGGAAATCGGTCAGATCGTCGGCTGCTCCCGCGAAACTGTTGGCCGTATTCTGAAAATGCTGGAAGATCAGAATCTGATCTCCGCCCACGGTAAAACTATCGTGGTTTACGGTACCCGCTAA
- a CDS encoding OsmC family protein, with the protein MQARVKWVEGLTFLGESASGHQVMMDGNSGDKAPSPMEMVLMAAGGCSAIDVVSILQKGRHDVTDCEVKLTSERREEAPRLFTHINLHFIVTGKDLKDAAVSRAVDLSAEKYCSVALMLEKAAKITHSYEVIEA; encoded by the coding sequence ATGCAAGCGCGTGTGAAATGGGTTGAAGGGTTAACCTTCCTGGGTGAGTCAGCTTCTGGCCACCAGGTTATGATGGATGGTAACTCTGGCGATAAAGCCCCAAGCCCGATGGAAATGGTGCTGATGGCCGCGGGCGGTTGCAGCGCGATTGACGTGGTGTCCATTCTGCAGAAAGGCCGTCATGACGTAACCGACTGCGAAGTGAAACTGACGTCCGAGCGTCGTGAAGAAGCACCGCGTTTGTTCACCCACATTAATCTGCACTTCATTGTGACCGGTAAAGACCTGAAAGACGCGGCGGTGTCGCGTGCGGTGGATTTGTCTGCGGAGAAATACTGCTCTGTCGCGTTGATGCTGGAAAAAGCGGCGAAAATTACCCATTCGTATGAAGTGATCGAAGCGTGA
- a CDS encoding phosphoribulokinase codes for MSAKHPVIAVTGSSGAGTTTTSLAFRKIFAQLNLTAAEVEGDSFHRYTRPEMDMAIRKARDMGRHISYFGPDANDFGLLENTFMTYGQNGSGQSRKYLHTYDEAVPWNQVPGTFTPWQPLPEPTDVLFYEGLHGGVVTPQNDVAKHVDLLVGVVPIVNLEWIQKLTRDTSERGHSREAVMDSVVRSMEDYINYITPQFSRTHINFQRVPTVDTSNPFAAKGIPSLDESFVVIHFQNLGDIDFPWLLAMLQGSFISHMNTLVVPGGKMVLAMELIMSPLVERLMEGKKIG; via the coding sequence ATGTCTGCCAAACATCCGGTGATCGCCGTGACCGGCTCCAGCGGGGCGGGAACCACCACTACCAGCCTCGCCTTCCGTAAAATCTTTGCTCAACTCAATCTCACTGCCGCCGAAGTAGAAGGCGACAGCTTCCACCGTTACACGCGTCCTGAAATGGACATGGCTATCCGCAAAGCACGCGATATGGGTCGTCACATCAGCTATTTTGGGCCTGATGCCAACGACTTTGGCCTGTTGGAAAATACCTTTATGACCTACGGTCAGAACGGAAGCGGGCAGTCGCGCAAGTATTTACACACCTATGACGAAGCCGTGCCGTGGAATCAGGTGCCGGGCACCTTCACGCCGTGGCAGCCTCTGCCGGAACCGACCGACGTGTTGTTTTATGAAGGCCTGCACGGCGGCGTCGTGACCCCGCAAAATGATGTCGCGAAACACGTCGATTTACTGGTGGGCGTGGTGCCGATTGTGAACCTGGAGTGGATTCAGAAGCTGACCCGCGATACCAGCGAGCGCGGCCATTCACGCGAAGCGGTGATGGATTCAGTAGTGCGGTCGATGGAAGATTACATCAACTACATCACACCGCAGTTCTCCCGGACGCATATCAACTTCCAGCGCGTGCCGACCGTCGACACCTCCAACCCGTTTGCGGCAAAAGGCATTCCGTCACTGGATGAAAGCTTTGTCGTCATCCATTTCCAGAACTTGGGCGATATAGATTTCCCCTGGCTGTTGGCGATGTTGCAGGGCTCGTTTATTTCGCACATGAATACATTAGTGGTGCCGGGCGGGAAAATGGTACTGGCGATGGAGTTGATTATGTCCCCGCTGGTCGAGCGGCTGATGGAAGGCAAGAAAATCGGTTAA
- a CDS encoding YheU family protein encodes MIIPWQDLAPETLDSLIESFVLREGTDYGEHERSLEDKVADVKQQLKSGDVVLVWSELHETVNIMPRNQFHG; translated from the coding sequence ATGATCATTCCCTGGCAAGATCTGGCTCCCGAAACGCTCGATAGCCTGATTGAAAGCTTTGTATTGCGCGAAGGCACCGATTATGGTGAACATGAACGTTCGCTTGAAGACAAGGTCGCCGACGTAAAACAACAATTGAAAAGCGGGGATGTCGTTCTGGTGTGGTCCGAACTACACGAGACGGTCAACATCATGCCCCGTAACCAATTCCACGGCTGA